A DNA window from Gigantopelta aegis isolate Gae_Host chromosome 4, Gae_host_genome, whole genome shotgun sequence contains the following coding sequences:
- the LOC121371545 gene encoding atlastin-2-like has translation METDDGNDNATCTCNIGSVSATGAPLKGHPVQIVIAKDDHTFELNEEKLEEVLHHPLIQNKKVVVVSVAGAFRKGKSFLLDFFLRYLFANGSPDWMGDDDSPLEGFTWRGGSERDTTGILLWSEPFVWQIPSGEEVAILLMDTQGAFDSESTVRDCATVFALSTMISSVQVYNLTQNIQEDDLQHLQLFTEYGRLALEDNDNVSKPFQSLWFLVRDWSFPYEASYGVAGGKKILMRRLQISNRQHPELQQLRRHISSCFDSINCFLLPHPGLKVATNPHFDGRLRDIEDDFKDQLKILVPLLLSRSNLIPKEINGTQITCSDLVEYFKAYIKIYQGEELPEPKSMLQATAEANNLAAVSNSKNKYIKEMEEVIGGDQPYMHPDQVEKEHTQCLQRAERLFFQTKKMGGPEFSKRYSDQLREELDEAFENFKKHNEAKNVFSAARTPAVLFTVMVASYMMAGIVGMLGIESLANLLNLVMFVFLVLMLTWVYVRYTGEHRNVSTVIDQVADLIWDKILSQIYTTAAQHAANQAAKHAVGKIRKTQ, from the exons ATGGAGACCGATGACGGCAATGATaatgctacatgtacatgtaacattgGGTCTG TTTCTGCAACCGGTGCACCACTGAAGGGTCATCCTGTGCAGATAGTGATTGCTAAGGACGACCACACATTTGAGTTGAATGAAGAAAAATTAGAGGAGGTCCTACATCACCCTCTCATTCAAAACAAAAAGGTCGTCGTCGTCTCAGTAGCTGGGGCGTTCCGGAAAGGGAAATCTTTTCTTCTAGATTTCTTCCTTCGATATCTTTTTGCAAAT GGTTCACCCGACTGGATGGGGGATGACGATTCCCCCCTGGAGGGGTTCACCTGGCGGGGAGGGTCAGAGCGAGATACAACTGGCATCCTGTTGTGGAGCGAACCTTTTGTCTGGCAAATACCATCTGGAGAAGAG GTAGCCATACTTCTGATGGACACACAGGGGGCCTTCGACAGCGAGTCCACTGTCAGAGATTGTGCCACGGTCTTCGCTCTCAGCACAATGATCAGTTCTGTTCAG GTTTATAATTTAACACAGAATATACAGGAAGATGATCTTCAGCATCTACAG TTGTTTACAGAGTATGGCAGGTTAGCCCTAGAAGACAATGACAATGTCTCTAAACCATTCCAG AGTCTCTGGTTTTTGGTGCGAGACTGGAGTTTCCCTTATGAAGCATCTTATGGGGTTGCAGGTGGCAAAAAGATTCTTATGAGAAGACTACAG ATCTCTAACCGACAACATCCTGAGCTGCAGCAGTTACGAAGACACATCAGTTCATGTTTTGATTCCATCAACTGCTTCCTCCTTCCACACCCTGGCCTTAAGGTTGCTACCAACCCACACTTTGATGGTAGATTACGAG atattgaAGACGACTTCAAAGATCAACTTAAAATCTTAGTGCCTTTACTCCTGTCCAGATCCAATCTTATCCCCAAAGAAATAAATGGCACTCAGATCACCTGCAGTGATTTGGTGGAATATTTTAAG gccTATATCAAAATTTATCAAGGAGAGGAGTTGCCGGAACCAAAGTCAATGCTGCAG gcAACTGCTGAAGCTAACAATCTTGCAGCTGTGTCTAactcaaaaaataaatatatcaaagaGATGGAAGAG GTCATTGGTGGAGACCAGCCATATATGCATCCAGATCAGGTGGAGAAAGAACACACCCAGTGCTTGCAGAGAGCAGAGCGCCTTTTTTTCCAAACCAAGAAGATGGGAGGTCCCGAGTTCAGCAAGAGATATTCGGACCAGCTTCGGGAAGAACTCGACGAGGCGTttgaaaactttaaaaaacacaacgaGGCCAAGAACGTGTTCAGTGCAGCGAGAACCCCTGCCGTGCTGTTCACCGTCATGGTAGCCTCGTACATGATGGCGGGCATTGTGGGCATGCTGGGAATCGAGTCGCTGGCTAACCTGCTGAACCTGGTGATGTTCGTCTTCTTGGTCCTCATGCTCACCTGGGTGTATGTCCGCTACACCGGTGAGCACAGAAACGTGTCCACGGTCATAGACCAGGTAGCAGATCTCATCTGGGATAAG attcTTTCTCAAATATATACCACGGCAGCTCAGCATGCGGCTAACCAAGCTGCTAAGCATGCAGTGGGAAAAATAAGGAAGACACAATAG